The DNA segment GGGCCCATTAAGGACGACAATAGAACAGCTGACGGGCAGTACaaggtttttatttacgttaCCACTTTTCATATGTACCACCAAAGTGAGATTTGATGACAGCGCTCGTTGCAACGCGAAGCATCTGTAATCATCATCACATCGCATGCATGTATTCTTGAGAGCATTGTAATGTTTCCTCTTATGTTTTGATTTTGCTCTTagatttaagaataaaaaaatataaaataaaaatatttttttaaatgttacaagtGACTGCACATAATAACGCTTTTGTTTCTCAACGCAATGTTGCAGACCCGCCGGAAACCCCCTGCGAAAAAGCGGAAACCAGGAGATTTAGAAGATCTTAAACAGGAGTTGGACATCGATTATCACAAAGTAACACCGGAAGAACTATACCAAAGATTTCAGACACACCCAGAAAATGTAAGGCAACTGCTTGATAGGAAATCCCttgaaattaatgtaatttttcacCCAATAGAATTCCTGTTATGTACATCATGATGTTTGGTTACAGGGCCTTAGTCACGCAAAAGCGAAAGAGAATCTCGAACGGGACGGTCCAAACGCACTCACACCACCCAAACAGACACCCGAATGGGTGAAGTTTTGTAAAAATCTGTTTGGTGGCTTCGCATTATTACTATGGATTGGTGCTATTCTTTGCTTTATTGCATATGGAATCCAGGTAAGTTAATAAGCATGTCAATCCATTACATATAGCGTTAtcaacgaaaaaatataattgcgcAATAAAATAATCCTCACATAAGACAGCCTACCACGATGGACTCCTTTGGGTGAATATTCCctgtacaaataaaattcttttacttaatttataccATCATCACTTAACAAACGAAAAACATCAATGAATTGGCTGGTCTGATCATCAGTATAAACTGAAGTTTTTGTCTTCCAGGCGAGTACCGTAGAAGAACCCTCCGATGATAACTTGTACCTTGGCATTGTATTGGCGGCTGTCGTGATCGTTACGGGTATATTCTCATACTACCAGGAAAGCAAGTCATCTAAAATTATGGAATCGTTCAAAAACATGGTCCCCCAGTTTGCCACCGTCATCCGCGAAGGCGAAAAGCTCACTCTCCGCGCTGAAGATTTGGTACTTGGTGATATTGTTGAAGTAAGTAATTGATATTGTAAGGTAAATGTAGTCAAATTTTCACAAGAGTCCGTAGTTACAaaggatttatattataatcacagGTAAAATTCGGTGATCGTATCCCAGCTGATGTCCGCATCATTGAGGCGCGAGGATTCAAGGTGGACAACTCCAGTTTAACTGGCGAGTCTGAACCCCAGTCGCGAGGACCTGAATTCACTAACGAGAACCCACTGGAAACCAAGAATCTGGCATTCTTCTCTACCAACGCCGTTGAGGGAACTGCGAAGGGAATCGTTATCTGCTGTGGTGACAATACCGTAAGTATCCGTAGCTGCAATAGTGAAAGCAAAATCCTTTAAATGAAATTTCCAAGATCCTATAACATGGTTTCTTTCCTTTGAACAGGTCATGGGCCGTATCGCTGGTTTAGCTTCTGGTTTGGATACCGGAGAAACCCCCATTGCCAAGGAAATCCACCATTTCATCCACTTGATTACTGGTGTAGCCGTGTTCCTCGGTGTTACCTTCTTCGTGATTGCCTTCATCCTTGGATACCATTGGCTTGATGCTGTCATTTTCTTGATCGGTAAAATGAGTCTCATAACTTACGGCCAATGTAtggtaatattgaaatacagaTATTCATACTCGATTTTTTCCACAGGTATCATTGTAGCTAACGTACCCGAAGGTTTACTGGCCACTGTAACCGTATGCCTAACCCTCACTGCCAAACGAATGGCCTCAAAGAACTGCCTGGTGAAGAATCTGGAAGCTGTCGAGACCCTGGGCTCTACATCTACCATCTGCTCGGATAAGACCGGAACCCTCACCCAGAACAGGATGACCGTCGCCCACATGTGGTTCGATAACCAGATCATCGAAGCTGATACCACTGAGGATCAATCCGGAGTACAGTATGGTGGGTATAATAAGATAgacttctttaaaaataaagattttacaaAACTTGCTCGTGATTTTTCAATATCTACTAttagaaaatacatatttaacttTTCTCATCAGACCGCACTAGCCCTGGATTCAAAGCCCTCGCCAAAATCGCTACCCTCTGCAACCGAGCTGAATTCAAAGGTGGTCAGGAAGGTGTTCCCATTCTGAAGAAGGAAGTCGCTGGTGATGCCTCTGAAGCTGCTTTGCTGAAATGTATGGAACTTGCTCTCGGAGACGTCATGTCGATCAGGAAACGTAACAAGAAAGTGTGCGAAATTCCATTCAACTCTACCAACAAGTACCAGGTTTCGATCCACGAGAGTGATGATCCCAGCGACCCTCGCCACTTGCTCGTCATGAAGGGAGCTCCCGAAAGGATTCTGGAACGTTGCAGCACTATTTTCATTGGAGGAAAGGAAAAGGTAAAATATCATTCATCATAATATGGTGACAGTAATTCACCAATAGAGTTATAACCGATTTCTTGATTGTCATAATCGTTCCAGGTTTTGGACGAGGAAATGAAGGAAGCTTTCAACAATGCTTACTTGGAATTGGGCGGTCTCGGTGAACGTGTGCTCGGTTTCTGCGACTTACAACTGCCATCAGACAAATACCCCATTGGTTACAAGTTCAATACTGATGACCCCAACTTCCCCTTGGAGAACCTCCGCTTCGTTGGCCTCATGAGTATGATTGATCCTCCCCGTGCTGCCGTCCCTGACGCTGTTGCTAAGTGCCGATCTGCTGGAATTAAGGTAACAAATAACTTACGTAATAAATGCCGGCTAATGATGAAGTGTGATTACGAGGAACGTTAACTCAATGTACATTCTTTTTCCAGGTTATCATGGTTACTGGTGACCACCCTATCACTGCCAAGGCTATTGCCAAATCTGTAGGAATCATTTCTGAAGGTAATGAAACCGTTGAAGACATTGCTGCTCGTCTGAACATCCCTGTGTCGGAAGTGAACCCTCGCGAGGCCAAGGCTGCTGTCATTCACGGAACCGAACTCAGGGAGCTCAACTCTGACCAACTTGACGAAATCCTTAAGTACGTTACTCACTCTTACAAGACTATCCTCTGTACATATTTGAgatttagtaacacaatatatgaaacaaagaaataatttcttggacctttttaaaaatgttgcccTCTCGACGAATGCTATTACTTTTCAAATGCATATACAAAATTGATATAAGTTCTCCATATTCATATCTCGTCTCCCAAACCCAGGTTCCACACGGAAATTGTGTTCGCCCGCACGTCCCCACAACAGAAGCTGATCATCGTGGAGGGTTGCCAGCGTCTCGGCGCCATTGTGGCTGTCACCGGTGATGGTGTCAACGACTCCCCCGCTCTGAAGAAGGCTGACATCGGTGTTGCCATGGGCATTGCTGGCTCTGACGTGTCGAAACAGGTAAGATGTAAGGAACGGGGTGGCTGGAAACGAAGAAAaaattggtccttcgagcaAGATAAATCGATACTCTGAATCGTAaacttcttaatattatttagaaaaacacagtatattttatacttaataaatctttatataagtctacaaaattaaaatgcaaatcAGTTATTTCAAAAGTTAAATTTACATTGGCATTCAAATTTGGCATGGTAAAACACCAATACGTATTATAGGCCGCCGACATGATCCTGCTGGACGATAACTTCGCGTCGATCGTGACTGGCGTAGAGGAGGGACGATTGATCTTCGACAATCTGAAGAAATCCATCGCTTACACCCTGACGTCGAACATTCCCGAAATCTCGCCCTTCCTTGCCTTTATCCTGTGCGACATTCCCCTGCCCCTCGGCACCGTCACTATCCTGTGCATTGATCTCGGAACTGACATGGTGAGTTCGAAACTTTTTAACTCTAACCTGTATGTTGACTTATACTGCAAGGgaattggttttaaatttaaaaactgatacaaatttcattttgatttcaaataacatttcagtacaGAATTAATTGACGTAATTTtgacacatattatattaagtttacGTTCGATGGAGCTTGTGACTTATAAATTGAATTCAAAATTCATCTCGATTTCTATTGAATCTCGTAAAAATCTAATGAAAATACGGTACTATAAAAGTTCCAATACTATagtacatacaataaaaaaattataagacgCAGTATCGTAgtatttagaatgtataatacAACCGGTATTCTTGCAGTATACTAACTAAACctctacatttaaattaaagaaacataGTCTAAGATCTAGATAGGATGATGTATAACATAATACAGTTTGCAACTACTATCAGTtactaagaaaattaaaacaaatacaatgtgTGACTGATATTAGTtggaaagttttatattttccttagaATTTTCAGAGCCAACGTGGATCccgtaaatatatgtattttaataagttattgaCACTAGGTACCAGCGATTGCACTCGCGTACGAGGCGGCCGAGGCGGACATTATGAAACGCCCTCCTAGGAACCCATTTTGCGACAAACTTGTTAATGAGAGGTCTCTATAGTATATTACGTAATGTGTTGCCATAAATTCTAATGATAAAAGCTAATAACGCTGATGTTGTTTCGATATCGTGACGATTGGGTTgtcaaaaattaacatttacattatttcatataaccgtaacgataaaaaaacattgatatataaatatagtatactaTTCGCTCTCCGCGTTAcggttatgtaaaatattaaaaccagtAACAGTGTATTAAGATGTGAAGCCGTGCATGATATTACTAAACCATGTTTTCGTACAACTAATGACAGCCGAGAGTGTGCCGAATAACATGAATAGCTTACAGAAGTTGGACGTTTCAACGTGTTAGGCCTGTGGGTATGGGGGGTAACGCCTATGTGTTCTGTTTGTTGTAATGATGTGTGTGGAATACATTTGACGAACCCGTACAGGATACCATCACGGTGGTCGCTTGCCCAGGTTACGATCAATACAGTTAAGACAGACACAACACACTGAGTAACCACAGTCATCGTCATATCATCCCTACATCATCGAATTGAATACGACCGGTGTGAAATTATATCGCCATACTCATTCACAAGTCATTCGGTtaattttgttaagtttcgCATTGTGACCGACTCCCGGTGCAAGTCATAATCGAAGTCATTCCatgattaaaatttgtgttaattatgttttgttgatTAGTTTTTAAGCGTCAAGTGATTGCAAGCAAACGCCACCCCGCTTCGGGTACGAGTACTATATCTAGTGCGAGTACGTTTGCGTTCCTGCCTTGAGTCTCATGCTTATGATATTGTCCCGGGTGGCGTG comes from the Manduca sexta isolate Smith_Timp_Sample1 chromosome 13, JHU_Msex_v1.0, whole genome shotgun sequence genome and includes:
- the LOC115449115 gene encoding sodium/potassium-transporting ATPase subunit alpha isoform X1; amino-acid sequence: MASKESLDHGRTDSYRVATIGPIKDDNRTADGQYKTRRKPPAKKRKPGDLEDLKQELDIDYHKVTPEELYQRFQTHPENGLSHAKAKENLERDGPNALTPPKQTPEWVKFCKNLFGGFALLLWIGAILCFIAYGIQASTVEEPSDDNLYLGIVLAAVVIVTGIFSYYQESKSSKIMESFKNMVPQFATVIREGEKLTLRAEDLVLGDIVEVKFGDRIPADVRIIEARGFKVDNSSLTGESEPQSRGPEFTNENPLETKNLAFFSTNAVEGTAKGIVICCGDNTVMGRIAGLASGLDTGETPIAKEIHHFIHLITGVAVFLGVTFFVIAFILGYHWLDAVIFLIGIIVANVPEGLLATVTVCLTLTAKRMASKNCLVKNLEAVETLGSTSTICSDKTGTLTQNRMTVAHMWFDNQIIEADTTEDQSGVQYDRTSPGFKALAKIATLCNRAEFKGGQEGVPILKKEVAGDASEAALLKCMELALGDVMSIRKRNKKVCEIPFNSTNKYQVSIHESDDPSDPRHLLVMKGAPERILERCSTIFIGGKEKVLDEEMKEAFNNAYLELGGLGERVLGFCDLQLPSDKYPIGYKFNTDDPNFPLENLRFVGLMSMIDPPRAAVPDAVAKCRSAGIKVIMVTGDHPITAKAIAKSVGIISEGNETVEDIAARLNIPVSEVNPREAKAAVIHGTELRELNSDQLDEILKFHTEIVFARTSPQQKLIIVEGCQRLGAIVAVTGDGVNDSPALKKADIGVAMGIAGSDVSKQAADMILLDDNFASIVTGVEEGRLIFDNLKKSIAYTLTSNIPEISPFLAFILCDIPLPLGTVTILCIDLGTDMVPAISLAYEAPESDIMKRQPRDPYRDNLVNRRLISMAYGQIGMIQAAAGFFVYFVIMAENGFLPMKLFGIRKQWDSKAINDLTDSYGQEWTYRDRKALEFTCHTAFFVSIVVVQWADLIICKTRRNSIIHQGMRNWALNFGLVFETALAAFLSYTPGMDKGLRMYPLKFVWWLPAIPFMLSIFIYDEIRRFYLRRNPGGWLEQETYY
- the LOC115449115 gene encoding sodium/potassium-transporting ATPase subunit alpha isoform X3 — its product is MHGRTDSYRVATIGPIKDDNRTADGQYKTRRKPPAKKRKPGDLEDLKQELDIDYHKVTPEELYQRFQTHPENGLSHAKAKENLERDGPNALTPPKQTPEWVKFCKNLFGGFALLLWIGAILCFIAYGIQASTVEEPSDDNLYLGIVLAAVVIVTGIFSYYQESKSSKIMESFKNMVPQFATVIREGEKLTLRAEDLVLGDIVEVKFGDRIPADVRIIEARGFKVDNSSLTGESEPQSRGPEFTNENPLETKNLAFFSTNAVEGTAKGIVICCGDNTVMGRIAGLASGLDTGETPIAKEIHHFIHLITGVAVFLGVTFFVIAFILGYHWLDAVIFLIGIIVANVPEGLLATVTVCLTLTAKRMASKNCLVKNLEAVETLGSTSTICSDKTGTLTQNRMTVAHMWFDNQIIEADTTEDQSGVQYDRTSPGFKALAKIATLCNRAEFKGGQEGVPILKKEVAGDASEAALLKCMELALGDVMSIRKRNKKVCEIPFNSTNKYQVSIHESDDPSDPRHLLVMKGAPERILERCSTIFIGGKEKVLDEEMKEAFNNAYLELGGLGERVLGFCDLQLPSDKYPIGYKFNTDDPNFPLENLRFVGLMSMIDPPRAAVPDAVAKCRSAGIKVIMVTGDHPITAKAIAKSVGIISEGNETVEDIAARLNIPVSEVNPREAKAAVIHGTELRELNSDQLDEILKFHTEIVFARTSPQQKLIIVEGCQRLGAIVAVTGDGVNDSPALKKADIGVAMGIAGSDVSKQAADMILLDDNFASIVTGVEEGRLIFDNLKKSIAYTLTSNIPEISPFLAFILCDIPLPLGTVTILCIDLGTDMVPAISLAYEAPESDIMKRQPRDPYRDNLVNRRLISMAYGQIGMIQAAAGFFVYFVIMAENGFLPMKLFGIRKQWDSKAINDLTDSYGQEWTYRDRKALEFTCHTAFFVSIVVVQWADLIICKTRRNSIIHQGMRNWALNFGLVFETALAAFLSYTPGMDKGLRMYPLKFVWWLPAIPFMLSIFIYDEIRRFYLRRNPGGWLEQETYY
- the LOC115449115 gene encoding sodium/potassium-transporting ATPase subunit alpha isoform X5, translating into MGETRRKPPAKKRKPGDLEDLKQELDIDYHKVTPEELYQRFQTHPENGLSHAKAKENLERDGPNALTPPKQTPEWVKFCKNLFGGFALLLWIGAILCFIAYGIQASTVEEPSDDNLYLGIVLAAVVIVTGIFSYYQESKSSKIMESFKNMVPQFATVIREGEKLTLRAEDLVLGDIVEVKFGDRIPADVRIIEARGFKVDNSSLTGESEPQSRGPEFTNENPLETKNLAFFSTNAVEGTAKGIVICCGDNTVMGRIAGLASGLDTGETPIAKEIHHFIHLITGVAVFLGVTFFVIAFILGYHWLDAVIFLIGIIVANVPEGLLATVTVCLTLTAKRMASKNCLVKNLEAVETLGSTSTICSDKTGTLTQNRMTVAHMWFDNQIIEADTTEDQSGVQYDRTSPGFKALAKIATLCNRAEFKGGQEGVPILKKEVAGDASEAALLKCMELALGDVMSIRKRNKKVCEIPFNSTNKYQVSIHESDDPSDPRHLLVMKGAPERILERCSTIFIGGKEKVLDEEMKEAFNNAYLELGGLGERVLGFCDLQLPSDKYPIGYKFNTDDPNFPLENLRFVGLMSMIDPPRAAVPDAVAKCRSAGIKVIMVTGDHPITAKAIAKSVGIISEGNETVEDIAARLNIPVSEVNPREAKAAVIHGTELRELNSDQLDEILKFHTEIVFARTSPQQKLIIVEGCQRLGAIVAVTGDGVNDSPALKKADIGVAMGIAGSDVSKQAADMILLDDNFASIVTGVEEGRLIFDNLKKSIAYTLTSNIPEISPFLAFILCDIPLPLGTVTILCIDLGTDMVPAISLAYEAPESDIMKRQPRDPYRDNLVNRRLISMAYGQIGMIQAAAGFFVYFVIMAENGFLPMKLFGIRKQWDSKAINDLTDSYGQEWTYRDRKALEFTCHTAFFVSIVVVQWADLIICKTRRNSIIHQGMRNWALNFGLVFETALAAFLSYTPGMDKGLRMYPLKFVWWLPAIPFMLSIFIYDEIRRFYLRRNPGGWLEQETYY
- the LOC115449115 gene encoding sodium/potassium-transporting ATPase subunit alpha isoform X7, yielding MASKESLDHGRTDSYRVATIGPIKDDNRTADGQYKTRRKPPAKKRKPGDLEDLKQELDIDYHKVTPEELYQRFQTHPENGLSHAKAKENLERDGPNALTPPKQTPEWVKFCKNLFGGFALLLWIGAILCFIAYGIQASTVEEPSDDNLYLGIVLAAVVIVTGIFSYYQESKSSKIMESFKNMVPQFATVIREGEKLTLRAEDLVLGDIVEVKFGDRIPADVRIIEARGFKVDNSSLTGESEPQSRGPEFTNENPLETKNLAFFSTNAVEGTAKGIVICCGDNTVMGRIAGLASGLDTGETPIAKEIHHFIHLITGVAVFLGVTFFVIAFILGYHWLDAVIFLIGIIVANVPEGLLATVTVCLTLTAKRMASKNCLVKNLEAVETLGSTSTICSDKTGTLTQNRMTVAHMWFDNQIIEADTTEDQSGVQYDRTSPGFKALAKIATLCNRAEFKGGQEGVPILKKEVAGDASEAALLKCMELALGDVMSIRKRNKKVCEIPFNSTNKYQVSIHESDDPSDPRHLLVMKGAPERILERCSTIFIGGKEKVLDEEMKEAFNNAYLELGGLGERVLGFCDLQLPSDKYPIGYKFNTDDPNFPLENLRFVGLMSMIDPPRAAVPDAVAKCRSAGIKVIMVTGDHPITAKAIAKSVGIISEGNETVEDIAARLNIPVSEVNPREAKAAVIHGTELRELNSDQLDEILKFHTEIVFARTSPQQKLIIVEGCQRLGAIVAVTGDGVNDSPALKKADIGVAMGIAGSDVSKQAADMILLDDNFASIVTGVEEGRLIFDNLKKSIAYTLTSNIPEISPFLAFILCDIPLPLGTVTILCIDLGTDMVPAISLAYEEAESDIMKRQPRNPFTDKLVNERLISMAYGQIGMIQAAAGFFVYFVIMAENGFLPMKLFGIRKQWDSKAINDLTDSYGQEWTYRDRKALEFTCHTAFFVSIVVVQWADLIICKTRRNSIIHQGMRNWALNFGLVFETALAAFLSYTPGMDKGLRMYPLK
- the LOC115449115 gene encoding sodium/potassium-transporting ATPase subunit alpha isoform X6, translated to MTRRKPPAKKRKPGDLEDLKQELDIDYHKVTPEELYQRFQTHPENGLSHAKAKENLERDGPNALTPPKQTPEWVKFCKNLFGGFALLLWIGAILCFIAYGIQASTVEEPSDDNLYLGIVLAAVVIVTGIFSYYQESKSSKIMESFKNMVPQFATVIREGEKLTLRAEDLVLGDIVEVKFGDRIPADVRIIEARGFKVDNSSLTGESEPQSRGPEFTNENPLETKNLAFFSTNAVEGTAKGIVICCGDNTVMGRIAGLASGLDTGETPIAKEIHHFIHLITGVAVFLGVTFFVIAFILGYHWLDAVIFLIGIIVANVPEGLLATVTVCLTLTAKRMASKNCLVKNLEAVETLGSTSTICSDKTGTLTQNRMTVAHMWFDNQIIEADTTEDQSGVQYDRTSPGFKALAKIATLCNRAEFKGGQEGVPILKKEVAGDASEAALLKCMELALGDVMSIRKRNKKVCEIPFNSTNKYQVSIHESDDPSDPRHLLVMKGAPERILERCSTIFIGGKEKVLDEEMKEAFNNAYLELGGLGERVLGFCDLQLPSDKYPIGYKFNTDDPNFPLENLRFVGLMSMIDPPRAAVPDAVAKCRSAGIKVIMVTGDHPITAKAIAKSVGIISEGNETVEDIAARLNIPVSEVNPREAKAAVIHGTELRELNSDQLDEILKFHTEIVFARTSPQQKLIIVEGCQRLGAIVAVTGDGVNDSPALKKADIGVAMGIAGSDVSKQAADMILLDDNFASIVTGVEEGRLIFDNLKKSIAYTLTSNIPEISPFLAFILCDIPLPLGTVTILCIDLGTDMVPAISLAYEAPESDIMKRQPRDPYRDNLVNRRLISMAYGQIGMIQAAAGFFVYFVIMAENGFLPMKLFGIRKQWDSKAINDLTDSYGQEWTYRDRKALEFTCHTAFFVSIVVVQWADLIICKTRRNSIIHQGMRNWALNFGLVFETALAAFLSYTPGMDKGLRMYPLKFVWWLPAIPFMLSIFIYDEIRRFYLRRNPGGWLEQETYY
- the LOC115449115 gene encoding sodium/potassium-transporting ATPase subunit alpha isoform X8, whose product is MASKESLDHGRTDSYRVATIGPIKDDNRTADGQYKTRRKPPAKKRKPGDLEDLKQELDIDYHKVTPEELYQRFQTHPENGLSHAKAKENLERDGPNALTPPKQTPEWVKFCKNLFGGFALLLWIGAILCFIAYGIQASTVEEPSDDNLYLGIVLAAVVIVTGIFSYYQESKSSKIMESFKNMVPQFATVIREGEKLTLRAEDLVLGDIVEVKFGDRIPADVRIIEARGFKVDNSSLTGESEPQSRGPEFTNENPLETKNLAFFSTNAVEGTAKGIVICCGDNTVMGRIAGLASGLDTGETPIAKEIHHFIHLITGVAVFLGVTFFVIAFILGYHWLDAVIFLIGIIVANVPEGLLATVTVCLTLTAKRMASKNCLVKNLEAVETLGSTSTICSDKTGTLTQNRMTVAHMWFDNQIIEADTTEDQSGVQYDRTSPGFKALAKIATLCNRAEFKGGQEGVPILKKEVAGDASEAALLKCMELALGDVMSIRKRNKKVCEIPFNSTNKYQVSIHESDDPSDPRHLLVMKGAPERILERCSTIFIGGKEKVLDEEMKEAFNNAYLELGGLGERVLGFCDLQLPSDKYPIGYKFNTDDPNFPLENLRFVGLMSMIDPPRAAVPDAVAKCRSAGIKVIMVTGDHPITAKAIAKSVGIISEGNETVEDIAARLNIPVSEVNPREAKAAVIHGTELRELNSDQLDEILKFHTEIVFARTSPQQKLIIVEGCQRLGAIVAVTGDGVNDSPALKKADIGVAMGIAGSDVSKQAADMILLDDNFASIVTGVEEGRLIFDNLKKSIAYTLTSNIPEISPFLAFILCDIPLPLGTVTILCIDLGTDMVPAIALAYEAAEADIMKRPPRNPFCDKLVNERLISMAYGQIGMIQAAAGFFVYFVIMAENGFLPMKLFGIRKQWDSKAINDLTDSYGQEWTYRDRKALEFTCHTAFFVSIVVVQWADLIICKTRRNSIIHQGMRNWALNFGLVFETALAAFLSYTPGMDKGLRMYPLK
- the LOC115449115 gene encoding sodium/potassium-transporting ATPase subunit alpha isoform X9; the encoded protein is MGEHGRTDSYRVATIGPIKDDNRTADGQYKTRRKPPAKKRKPGDLEDLKQELDIDYHKVTPEELYQRFQTHPENGLSHAKAKENLERDGPNALTPPKQTPEWVKFCKNLFGGFALLLWIGAILCFIAYGIQASTVEEPSDDNLYLGIVLAAVVIVTGIFSYYQESKSSKIMESFKNMVPQFATVIREGEKLTLRAEDLVLGDIVEVKFGDRIPADVRIIEARGFKVDNSSLTGESEPQSRGPEFTNENPLETKNLAFFSTNAVEGTAKGIVICCGDNTVMGRIAGLASGLDTGETPIAKEIHHFIHLITGVAVFLGVTFFVIAFILGYHWLDAVIFLIGIIVANVPEGLLATVTVCLTLTAKRMASKNCLVKNLEAVETLGSTSTICSDKTGTLTQNRMTVAHMWFDNQIIEADTTEDQSGVQYDRTSPGFKALAKIATLCNRAEFKGGQEGVPILKKEVAGDASEAALLKCMELALGDVMSIRKRNKKVCEIPFNSTNKYQVSIHESDDPSDPRHLLVMKGAPERILERCSTIFIGGKEKVLDEEMKEAFNNAYLELGGLGERVLGFCDLQLPSDKYPIGYKFNTDDPNFPLENLRFVGLMSMIDPPRAAVPDAVAKCRSAGIKVIMVTGDHPITAKAIAKSVGIISEGNETVEDIAARLNIPVSEVNPREAKAAVIHGTELRELNSDQLDEILKFHTEIVFARTSPQQKLIIVEGCQRLGAIVAVTGDGVNDSPALKKADIGVAMGIAGSDVSKQAADMILLDDNFASIVTGVEEGRLIFDNLKKSIAYTLTSNIPEISPFLAFILCDIPLPLGTVTILCIDLGTDMVPAISLAYEEAESDIMKRQPRNPFTDKLVNERLISMAYGQIGMIQAAAGFFVYFVIMAENGFLPMKLFGIRKQWDSKAINDLTDSYGQEWTYRDRKALEFTCHTAFFVSIVVVQWADLIICKTRRNSIIHQGMRNWALNFGLVFETALAAFLSYTPGMDKGLRMYPLK
- the LOC115449115 gene encoding sodium/potassium-transporting ATPase subunit alpha isoform X10 gives rise to the protein MGEHGRTDSYRVATIGPIKDDNRTADGQYKTRRKPPAKKRKPGDLEDLKQELDIDYHKVTPEELYQRFQTHPENGLSHAKAKENLERDGPNALTPPKQTPEWVKFCKNLFGGFALLLWIGAILCFIAYGIQASTVEEPSDDNLYLGIVLAAVVIVTGIFSYYQESKSSKIMESFKNMVPQFATVIREGEKLTLRAEDLVLGDIVEVKFGDRIPADVRIIEARGFKVDNSSLTGESEPQSRGPEFTNENPLETKNLAFFSTNAVEGTAKGIVICCGDNTVMGRIAGLASGLDTGETPIAKEIHHFIHLITGVAVFLGVTFFVIAFILGYHWLDAVIFLIGIIVANVPEGLLATVTVCLTLTAKRMASKNCLVKNLEAVETLGSTSTICSDKTGTLTQNRMTVAHMWFDNQIIEADTTEDQSGVQYDRTSPGFKALAKIATLCNRAEFKGGQEGVPILKKEVAGDASEAALLKCMELALGDVMSIRKRNKKVCEIPFNSTNKYQVSIHESDDPSDPRHLLVMKGAPERILERCSTIFIGGKEKVLDEEMKEAFNNAYLELGGLGERVLGFCDLQLPSDKYPIGYKFNTDDPNFPLENLRFVGLMSMIDPPRAAVPDAVAKCRSAGIKVIMVTGDHPITAKAIAKSVGIISEGNETVEDIAARLNIPVSEVNPREAKAAVIHGTELRELNSDQLDEILKFHTEIVFARTSPQQKLIIVEGCQRLGAIVAVTGDGVNDSPALKKADIGVAMGIAGSDVSKQAADMILLDDNFASIVTGVEEGRLIFDNLKKSIAYTLTSNIPEISPFLAFILCDIPLPLGTVTILCIDLGTDMVPAIALAYEAAEADIMKRPPRNPFCDKLVNERLISMAYGQIGMIQAAAGFFVYFVIMAENGFLPMKLFGIRKQWDSKAINDLTDSYGQEWTYRDRKALEFTCHTAFFVSIVVVQWADLIICKTRRNSIIHQGMRNWALNFGLVFETALAAFLSYTPGMDKGLRMYPLK
- the LOC115449115 gene encoding sodium/potassium-transporting ATPase subunit alpha isoform X2 translates to MGEHGRTDSYRVATIGPIKDDNRTADGQYKTRRKPPAKKRKPGDLEDLKQELDIDYHKVTPEELYQRFQTHPENGLSHAKAKENLERDGPNALTPPKQTPEWVKFCKNLFGGFALLLWIGAILCFIAYGIQASTVEEPSDDNLYLGIVLAAVVIVTGIFSYYQESKSSKIMESFKNMVPQFATVIREGEKLTLRAEDLVLGDIVEVKFGDRIPADVRIIEARGFKVDNSSLTGESEPQSRGPEFTNENPLETKNLAFFSTNAVEGTAKGIVICCGDNTVMGRIAGLASGLDTGETPIAKEIHHFIHLITGVAVFLGVTFFVIAFILGYHWLDAVIFLIGIIVANVPEGLLATVTVCLTLTAKRMASKNCLVKNLEAVETLGSTSTICSDKTGTLTQNRMTVAHMWFDNQIIEADTTEDQSGVQYDRTSPGFKALAKIATLCNRAEFKGGQEGVPILKKEVAGDASEAALLKCMELALGDVMSIRKRNKKVCEIPFNSTNKYQVSIHESDDPSDPRHLLVMKGAPERILERCSTIFIGGKEKVLDEEMKEAFNNAYLELGGLGERVLGFCDLQLPSDKYPIGYKFNTDDPNFPLENLRFVGLMSMIDPPRAAVPDAVAKCRSAGIKVIMVTGDHPITAKAIAKSVGIISEGNETVEDIAARLNIPVSEVNPREAKAAVIHGTELRELNSDQLDEILKFHTEIVFARTSPQQKLIIVEGCQRLGAIVAVTGDGVNDSPALKKADIGVAMGIAGSDVSKQAADMILLDDNFASIVTGVEEGRLIFDNLKKSIAYTLTSNIPEISPFLAFILCDIPLPLGTVTILCIDLGTDMVPAISLAYEAPESDIMKRQPRDPYRDNLVNRRLISMAYGQIGMIQAAAGFFVYFVIMAENGFLPMKLFGIRKQWDSKAINDLTDSYGQEWTYRDRKALEFTCHTAFFVSIVVVQWADLIICKTRRNSIIHQGMRNWALNFGLVFETALAAFLSYTPGMDKGLRMYPLKFVWWLPAIPFMLSIFIYDEIRRFYLRRNPGGWLEQETYY